TATGAGTATAACAAGTCAACCAAGCCAGAGGCTGGATCATCGAAGGCGGGTAGTGCAACAACTGCGCCACCGAAAGATATTTTGAAGGAAATTGCGACCTCCAGTCGGACTCGCGAAATCATTCGTAAGCACCGGTTCACTTTCAAGAAGAGCTTGGGTCAGAATTTTCTGATCGATGGAGACGTGCTAGATCAGATAATTGCTGCTGCAGGTTTGGACGAGACACGGGGGGCTTTGGAGATTGGTCCCGGTATTGGGTCCCTTACAGAGCAGCTTGCCAAAGTAGCGGGAAAAGTAACTGCGGTGGAAATCGACAGGCGCCTTATTCCCATTCTAGAGGACGTCATGTCCCCTTATAATAACGTTAGCGTTGTTCACAGCGACATTCTTAAGACGGATTTGAAGCAGCTTTGGCAGGAGCAATTTTCCGGTTTAACGGGAGTTAGTGTAGTTGCCAATCTTCCGTATTACGTCACGACTCCGATTATTATGAAGCTGCTAGAGGAAAGACTGCCGCTTGAAAATATTGTCGTTATGGTTCAGAAGGAAGTCGCGGAGAGAATGGCGGCTAAACCGGGCGGGAAGGAATTCGGCAGCTTAAGCATTGCCGTACAGTATTACTGTGAGCCTGAACTAGTATGTATAGTGCCGGGTAAGTCATTTATTCCTGCACCTAATGTTAGCTCCGCTGTCATTAAGCTGAAACGGAGGCAGGAGCCTGCTGTCCAAGTGGCGGATGAAACGAAATATTTTCATGTGGTCCAGACTGCTTTCGCACAGCGCCGCAAAACACTTGCCAATAACCTCTCTGCTTTTTCCGGTAAGGAGCGTAAGGGAGAGCTGTCGGATATACTACTGAAAATTGGAATTCAGCCGGAGCGCCGTGCAGAGACGCTTTCTCTGCAAGAGTTCGCTGACGTGTATGAGGCACTTGCAGCGAACGGAATGCTCTCTTAAAACGGACGCGCACCCGAAGCCCACTGACACCATAGGATAGACGAAGAGGTGATTTGCCCATGAACCAGGGGGATCTAGTCATTCGTAAATCCTATGGCGGAGATGTATTGTTCAGAGTCGCGGCATTCGCTGCAGATCAAGCTGTGCTCAGGGGCATGGACTACCGCTTGCTCGCTGACTCGCCTGTCCACGATCTTCAAACAGTGAGGAATCCGGACGAGCTCGGTGGGACGCGCCAGGCGCGCATACACGCGAATGAGTCCCTTAGAAGAATGAGTGAGGAACGCAAGCGGCAAACGGGCCATATGGGGTTCCCATCGGCTCTAGACGATCGGCGACAGCCGTTCTTTGAATTGCCAGGTAAAGTTCTTCACTTAGACGGCGACGCTAATTATCTCAAAAAAAGCATGCAGGTCTATAACCAACTAAATGTTCCTGCTGAGGGTGTGCATTGTCACGAGTCCCAGATGCCGCAGGTTCTGCTTCGTTTGCTTCCGCAATACCATCCGGACATTGTAGTCATAACTGGACATGATGGGGTGCTCAAGCAACGTAAGGACCTGCAACAGCTAAGTAGCTACAAAAATTCGTTGAATTTTGTACAGTCGGTTAATGTTGCCAGAGATTATGAGCGCAATCGTGATTCGCTGGTTATCGTAGCCGGAGCCTGCCAATCTCATTTCGAGGCGCTGCTGGAAGCAGGGGCTAATTTTGCTAGCTCACCAGGGCGTATTATGATTCACGCGCTAGACCCTGTGTACGTGGCCGTGAGAGCGTCTTTTACACCGTTCCGGGATACAATTAACATTACGGACGTTATTGCCCATACAATTAGTGGGAGGCAAGGTGTGGGCGGAATCGAAACAATGGGACGATATCGGATAGGTGTACCGAATCTAAAAGCTGTGGATTCCGAACAAAATGTGAACATTGTGTGACAGAAAAAGGCGGGTTTTTCGATAAACCCTACACCAGCAAGGAAAATGACCGTTGACATCAAAACATCTTCGTTGATATAATATTCTACTCATTTGACACCTCCCCTGTTTTTAGATATAATTTACAGGGAAAGAGGTGGTAGTGGATCATGGCTAAAAACGCTCTTCTAGAGATCAAACGAAGCCTGGAACCGCACGTTGGTTCCAAAATCATGCTCCGCGCCAACGGTGGACGGCGCAAGACCATCGAGCGTACAGGAGTGTTGGAAGAAATCTACCCATCGGTTTTCATTGTTAAACTGGATCAGGAACAGCACGCGTTTAAGCGGGTTTCGTACAGTTATGCTGATATTTTGACTGAATCCGTGGAAGTTATGCTGTGCAATGACGATGGCCAGGTTCGCATCAATTATTTATCGCACTGACACGGTTAAATTTGTACGGGCAGCATCGCGCTAGTTAAGCGCAGTGCTGCCCGTTTTGCATGTATAGGCTTTCCGATAGGCATCCTATACGGGGGATGGCGGCGAATCTGTCCTTACCCTACGTAGAGGAGGCAATGGTATGAGCCGAAGAAGAAGCGTCATGTCTGAGCAATTCAAGGCGGAGCTTGCCAAGGACCTGGGATTTTACGATACGGTACAGAATGAGGGCTGGGGAGGCATTCGTACTAAGGATGCCGGTAACATGGTGAAACGCGCCATTCAGATCGCTGAGCAAGCGATAGCCCGGCCCCCACAGTCTTAGGAAGGTGCTCGACAAAAGAGGTCGTTTTCCTGTTACAGGGGATTCGATCTCTTTTTTCGCATTTAAGGGCGCTGTTTGTTATAATATGGGACAACTGTTCAGTCAAAATAAGAATAACAAGCATATGGGCTCGCGCTGATTTGAAGAAGGCGAAAGCCGTCGTATAGAGAGTATAAGTTCTATGTCCGTTTTACTTGGAAAGAGGTGATAAGCTTGTCGAAAATATATGTGAAGGCACCTGCCAAAATTAACCTGCTGCTGGATGTTATTCGTAAGCGGGAGGATGGCTTTCATGAAGTTGAGATGATTATGACGATGGTCGATCTGGCTGATCGCTTGGAGATGGAAGAGCTCCCGAGAGATCAGATCGTGCTGTCCAGCCAAGTGGGCTTTATACCGCTTGATGAGAAGAATCTCGCTTTCCAAGCCGCTAAGCTTATTAAAGAGCGTTACGGAGTTAAGAGAGGCGTCTATATCCATCTGGATAAGCAAATTCCGGTGGCCGCTGGCTTAGCGGGAGGAAGCAGCGATGCTGCGGCTACGCTAAGAGGTCTTAACCGATTATGGGATCTCGGCCTCTCTAGAGATGAGCTAGAGGTTCTAGGAGCGGAGCTAGGCTCTGATGTGCCCTTCTGCATACGTGGAGGCACTGCCCTTGCCAGAGGGCGCGGAGAGAAGCTAGAGAGCATCTCGCCTCCGCCGCAGTGCTGGGTCATACTAGCTAAGCCGCCGATTAATGTGTCGACCGCAGATGTGTATGGGAAATTCCGAGTTAACGATCTGAAGGAGCATCCGTCTATCCCGGCCATGCTGGACGCTCTGTCGCGACAATCCTTTCCTGATATGTGCGACTCCCTTGGCAATGTGCTTGAGCATGTGACGCTTAATCGGTATCCTGAGGTTCGCCAAATTAAGGATTGCATGATTAAAGCTGGAGCTGACGGGGTGTTAATGTCCGGAAGCGGGCCGACTGTATTTGGTCTTGTGTCCAAGGAAATCAAAGTCGCACGGGTTTATAATGCTTTAAGAGGTTTTTGTAAGGAAGTATACGTGGTAAGAATGTTAACATAATGCTTGCGCAAAACCCCAAACCAAGCCGATTTTCTTGATAAAACCCGTATAAAAATGTTATGATACTCCTAAAATATTCGGATTTGGACGGGAGAGGGGAACTTGAAAAAATTGAAACGCAGCGCTAGGCTCGTGGAGATGACGCAATATTTATTGGCCCGTCCTCATACGTTAATTTCTCTAACAGCATTCGCCGAACGGTATCAATCTGCTAAGTCTTCTATTAGCGAGGATTTAGCGATTATTAAAGAAGTATTCGAGGATGAAGGAATTGGCGAGCTTAATACTTTAGCTGGGGCAGCTGGGGGTGTACGTTTCGTTCCCAAGTGTCGCAAGGATCAGGCATTAGAGAAGATCATTTCGATTTGCCGCGAGCTAGAGCAGCCGGATCGGCTGCTCCCGGGCGGTTACTTATATATGACAGACCTGCTTGGACAGCCTGCTATGATGCAAGAGGTAGGACGGATGTTTGCATCTGCATTCTCAGATCGGAACATTGACGTCATCATGACGGTTGAGACGAAAGGGATACCGCTCGCACATGCTACAGCCCAGTATTTGAACCTGCCGGTTGTCATTGTGCGTAGGGATCATAAAGTGACGGAAGGCTCTGCCGTTAGCATTAACTACGTTTCTGGCTCAACTAAACGCATCCAAACGATGTCACTCGCTCGCCGTGCACTTAAGGAAGCTTCGCGTGTTCTCATTATCGATGACTTCATGAAGGCCGGAGGAACGATTCAAGGAATGGTCGATTTACTCCATGAATTCCGGGCAGTTGTTGCTGGAGTCGGAGTATTCGTAGAATCTGGCGAGGTAGACAACGAGGAGCGTTTGCTGCATGATTATGTCTCGTTAGCCCGGTTAACAGAAGTGGATTTGAAATCACGTCAAATTAATGTGCAGCCAGGAAACTTTTTCTAAACTAACAAAAGCTTTATCAACTACTAGGAGGAATACCCCATGAATCTTAAAATTGTTTCTACTTCAGATGCTCCTGCCGCAATCGGCCCTTATGCGCAAGCTGTTCGATATGGTCAATTACTATTTACTTCGGGACAAATTCCTCTAACGCCTGCAGGAGAGCTTGTCGTAGGCACGATTCAGGAGCAAACTCACCAAGTGCTGGATAATTTGAAAGCGGTTTTAGCAGCTGAGGGAGCTGGCTTCCAAGATGTAATTAAAACGACTGTTTTCTTAAAGGATATGAATCAATTTGCTGAGTTCAACTTGGTCTATGCATCGTACTTTGGAGACCATACTCCAGCCCGTTCAACCGTAGAAGTGGCAAGGCTTCCAAAGGATGTTTTTGTCGAAATAGAATTGATTGCGGCGATTAATGTCGAAACTGTCAGGAATTAAAAAATTATTTTAATTTTAACAATAGTTTTTCCAAAATAAAGAAGGAATCTGCACGATTTTGTGGAATATTACACCAAGTTCTTCTGAGGACAAAGGTGGTGAACACAAGTGCAAATTACAGATGTGAGACTCCGCCGCGTCAATTCGGAGGGGCGTATGAAAGCCATTGCGTCGATCACCATTGATAACGAATTCGTAGTACACGACATTCGCGTCATTGACGGAAACAATGGGATGTTTGTCGCCATGCCGAGCAAACGAACCCCGGACGGAGAGTTTCGCGATATCGCTCATCCAATTTCTTCTGGAACGCGTGAGAAAATTCAAGCTGCAGTATTGACTGAATATGAGCGTGCTGCGCAAGAAGAAGAAGTTATGGTCGAAGGGGCATAATAAAGTAAATACGAAAAGAGGGCCCCTTGAAGGCTCTCTTTTCATTTTCATGAGAATACGCTATGATTCGGATGAAGTTTATGATACGCAAAACGCAAAAAGGAAGGGGTTTATTAATGAAGAAAATGGCGATCGTGCTTGCTGCAGGACAGGGCAAGCGCATGAAATCGAAATTATATAAGGTGCTGCACGCTGTTTGTGGAAAACCAATGGTTAGTCACGTTCTAGATGCGGTTCGCGGAGCTTCCTGCGAGCGCTCAATCGTTATTGTAGGTCATGGGGCCGAAGCGGTTCAAAGCACCCTCGGAGTTGGGGGATCTATTGAATATGCTCTACAAGCCGAGCAATTGGGTACTGGGCATGCCGTCATGCAGGCAAAGCCGATGCTGGAAGATGAAGAAGGTGTAACCATTGTTATATGTGGAGATACACCTCTCGTGCGTTCTGAGACCGTTGAGGCGATGATTGCCCTACATTTACAGCAAGGAGCTTCAGCAACTATTCTGACTGCTGAATTGAATGATCCAGCAGGGTATGGTCGGATTGTGAGAGGTGCGGACAATGGTGTGCTTCGCATCGTAGAGCATAAAGATTGTTCGGTAGAAGAAGCCGCAATTAAAGAAATTAATACCGGAACTTATTGCTTCGATAATCGTAAACTATTTCAAGCGCTGAATCAGGTAACGAATACGAATGCTCAGGGTGAATATTACTTAACTGATGTTATTGGGATCTTGCAAAGCGAAGGTAATGCTATAGCTGCTTATTTAGTAGATGATCCCGCTGAAGCTATCGGGGTAAATGACCGCATTGCGCTTGGAGAAGCGGAGCGGTTTATGCGATTGCGTATTAATAGGGGTCACCAAGTAAACGGAGTTACCTTAATAGATCCTCAGAATACTTATATTGAGTCTGAAGTAAAGATTGGAGCAGATACGATAATCTATCCAGGAACTATCCTTCGTGGTCAGACTTCAATTGGATCAGATTGTATCATTGGGCCAGCATCAGAGCTTCAAGACTCGAGTGTAGGCGATGGAACAACCATTCGCCAATCAGTAACTGAAGGCGCGGAAATCGGAGAGGGCTGTAATATTGGTCCTTATGCGTATCTGAGGCCGGGAACAAAGCTTGGACAGAACGTCAAAATTGGTGATTTCGTCGAGATCAAGAACACAGTTATCGGAGATGGTAGCAAAGTACCTCACTTGAGCTATGTTGGAGATGCGGTTGTCGGTTCTAACGTCAATATCGGTTGTGGCGCGATTACAGCCAACTACGACGGGTATAATAAATCAAAGACAGAAATTGGCGATAACGCGTTCGTTGGCAGTAACTCCAATCTCATTGCTCCTGTTAAGATCGGTAGCGGAGCTTACATTGTAGCGGGGTCAACGATCACGCATAATGTTTCTGATAACGATCTGGCGATCGCACGCCAGCGTCAGGTTAACAAGCCAGGCTATGCAGAGAAGATTAGGGCACGTGCTCGCATTAAAAAAGAAGAGAAACAAAGTGACTAAAGGCGGCTGAGTGATGTCATATTCGGAATCGAAGTTAAAAATATTTTCTTGCAGCTCTAATCCCAAGCTGGCAAATGAGATAGCCAAGTATATTGGTGTTGAGCTTGGTAAAGCTGAGATGAACAAGTTTAGCGATGGAGAAATTCATATACGGTTAGATGATAGTGTCAGAGGAAGCGACGTATATGTTATTCAATCAACCTCTGCTCCAGTTAATGATCATCTAATTGAACTGCTTGTTATGGTAGATGCTCTTAAACGAGCGTCTGCCAAGACGATTAATGTCGTGATTCCTTATTATGGTTATGCTCGTCAAGACCGCAAGGCCCGTTCGCGTGATCCGATTACTGCGAAATTGGTAGCTAATCTGATTGAAAAGGCAGGAGCCCACAGAGTGATTGCTATGGATCTGCATGCGATGCAAATTCAAGGCTTCTTCGACATTCCAGTTGACCACCTGCTGGGCGTTCCTATTCTTGGGGATTATTTTCATGAGAAGGGCTTACCTTTGCCAGTTGTTGTCTCACCAGATCATGGTGGGGTTGTTCGGGCACGGAGATTGGCAGACACCCTTCAGGCGCCTCTCGCTATCATTGATAAACGTAGGCCCGAGCCGAATGTTGTTGAGGTCATGAATATTATTGGGGACGTAGCGGGTCGCACAGCTATTCTAATTGATGACATTATCGATACAGCGGGTACGATTGCGTTAGCTGCTAAAGCGTTAAAGGAAGCGGGAGCGAAGGACATATACGCATGCTGTACGCATCCTGTTCTCTCTGGACCGGCCATAGAGCGTCTTGAGGCTTCTCCAATCGTTGAGATCGTTGTGACGGATACAATTGCTCTTCATGAGCCAATCGGAACCTCTAAGCTACGAGTATTATCTGTTGCTCCGCTTATGGGTGAAGCGATCGTGCGTATTCATAAGCATCAGTCTATTAGTAAGCTGTTTGAGCCTCATGCGTAAAATAAATGTTTAATCACCTCCTCCCTAGGGTAAAACAAAGGTATACGCTTTGAGGAGGTAATGGCATGAGCTCGACACTTATGGTACAAGCACGTACGATTGCAAGTAAGGGTGATCTGCGCAACATCCGTTCTGAGGGTAAGATTCCAGGAGTTATATATGGTAAAGGACTGGCTAGTCCCACTAATATTTCAATAGACGCCAAAGAGCTTGCGTTGATGCTGAGAAGTCATGCGAATGCGGTTATTGAAGTTGACATTCCTGGAGCTGGGAAACACCCTGTAATGATGGCTGGCCTGCAGAGAGACGCACTTTCCCGTCAGGTGATGCACATCGACTTCCACCGAATTAATATGAATGAGAAAATAAAAACCGCTGCACGCTTAGAAATAACGGGGGTTTCGCCGGGAGAAAAGGAAGGCGGAATGCTTCAGTTGATCTTGCATGAGGTAGAAATAGAGTGTTATCCGAAGGATATTCCAGAATCCATTTTTGTGGATGTGAGCAACCTAGCCATGGGAGAGCATCTTTCCATTAGCGATCTGAAGCTAACCGCTGGAGTTGAAGTTATCCAAGACCCATCAACCGTAATTGTTGCGGTATTAGCTCCGCAGAAAGAGCGTACAGAGGAGCAGCTGGATGCTATGGCAGATGAGGCTGAGGAAGACCGCAAGCATTATGAAGCCGCTCAGGCAGTGGATATAAGCTAAGGGTTACTCTACTCTGACTCTGGGTATGAAGAAAGGGCCGCGCTGAGCGCGGCCCTGTTTATGCTTGTGCGATTGGATAGGAAACAGATCATTCGGTGCTGTTACTTTATACTAATAGCCTGGGCGGGAAACAAAGGTAAATTGCTTGCGATTGTAGAAAATATTGTTGACCTGAACGAATTCTTTGCCATAATATTCGATAAACCCGATATCGCTGTGACGACGCCCACAATAAATTTGCACTGGAACCTCAGAACACATATGATCTAGGAAATGACGATCATCATAAATCATTTGGCCGTTCATGTACACATCAATTCACCCTCTTTCTCTATTGGACTCTGTAATCATTAGGACACACGAGGGGTGTCAAACGTTGCATTAGAAAAAAATATTCATTTTTATAATTAAGCAGGAGGCTGAGTAAAGATATGCGATGGATTGTTGGTTTAGGGAATCCGGGCGCTGCTTATGTACATACACGGCATAATGCGGGGTTCATGGTCGTTGATGAATTAGCTCGTCGATTGAATATCAATGTCGGAACGCAGAAGTGTAAAGCATTGATTGGAGAGACACGTATAGGAGATACGAAGGTTGCCCTTCTAAAGCCTATGACCTATATGAATCTGTCAGGAGAATCGCTTCGTGCTTTCATGGATTTTTACAAAGTAAAGCTTGAGGATCTTATTGTAGTGTATGATGATCTGGATACAGAGGTTGGCCGCATACGGCTGAGATACCAGGGTAGCCCTGGAGGGCACAATGGAATTAAATCGATTATTCAGCATACAGGTACACAAACATTTAATCGTGTGCGAGTAGGTATTTCTCGACCTGAGCCAGGAATGGTCATATCGGATTATGTTCTGTCCTCCTTCGCTAAGTCAGAGAAGGAAAGCTTAGGCAAGTCTATCGAAGACGCATGTGATGCGATCGAATTTTCATTAAAGCACTCCTTCGAGCAGACAATGGCCAAGTTTAATGCTAAAGGGTAAAGACGCTTAAATTTGAGTTTTTTCGGGAATACTGGAGGAAGAGGCGGAAGCTGCCGCATAACCTTACTTCAGGAGGCATACATATGGCTGTGAACTATATTTGCCGACATTGCAGTATGTCACTCGGACGGTTTGAGGATGCAGATGTTCCAGAATATCGTCTGGGCTTGCATTTCTTGACCCCCGAAGAGCGAAAGCGTATAATAGCGTATAATTCCAACGGGGACGTGACCGTACGGGTAATATGCGAGTATTGCAGTCAGACCTTGGACGCTCATCCGGAGCTCGCCTTGCTGTCTAATCCACTGCAATAAATGCTGAAACTTCACGCTCCGACATCCTCAAGGAGTCCTTGGCTTGCGCCGGGGCTTTTTTCAGTGATTTAAGAGGGGCACCATTTCTACAGATTGGATATACGTATGTATAAACGTCTGTCATTATCGACCACATACTGTAAGGTAAAGTACTGCATTGGCTGTTGAACTTCGAGCAGTCGGTGTGTTTGTATCGAGAGGGGAAATGCCATGAAGCCGCTAATCCAATCGTTAGTAACGGATCCCGATTTAATTAGCATCATACAAGGATTAAAGGGTGGAATGCGGGAGCAGCTCGTTGCAGGCTTGTCTGGCTCCGCTCGTCAAGTGACTCTTGCCGGGATGTATCGTGAATTACAACGTCCTATTCTTGTAATCACACACAATATGTTTTCGGCACAAAAAATGACGGATGATCTGCAAGAGTGTCTATCGACCGATGAAGTTCTGCTCTATCCAGCTAATGAGCTTATTGCAGCGGAAACCGCGATCTCCAGCCCTGAAACGTCGGCTCGTCGACTAGAGGTATTGCTCAAGCTTGCGGAAGGCTTCCGCGGCATTATTGTCGTGCCGTTCGCGGGTGTTCGGAAATTCCAGCCAGACCTGCTAACGATGTCTGAGGCGCACATTGATCTTAAGGTCGGCGACACTTTGCCGATGGAGCAGTTCCTTCGTGGCATGATTGAATTAGGCTATGAACGGGTAGATCGGGTTGAGCAGAAGAGCCATCTGAGTGTGCGTGGAGGGATTGTAGATTTCTTCCCACTTGCCTCTTCAAGTGCGTATCGGGTGGAGTGGTTTGATGATGAGATTGATTCTATTCGAACGTTCGATCCTGCGGATCAAAGATCTATCGATAAGCTAGAGAGCTATACCGTACAGCCTTGCCGGGAATGGATTGCAGGTGAGAGACGCTTCCAGAATGCAGCCAAGCATGCTCAGGATTTGTTGGAGAAGCAGCTGGAGAAGATGGCTGATCGTCAAGCGAAGGAACGCTTGAGCTCAGAGATTTCTCGAGAGATTGAGCTCCTGCGGCAAAATGTTTATTTTACCGAAATTTACAAATATATTTCTTTGCTCTATCCGGAACGGCAGACACTGCTGGACTACATTCCGAAGGACACTGTTCTGCTCATGGATGAGCCGAACAGGCTAGGTGAAACAGCTCGTCAGCTTGAACGCGACGAATCGGAGTGGACGACCCACCTTCTACAGCAAGGCAAGTCATTGCCTGGCTTTGTTCTGGCTGTCCCAGCTGAGCAAGCGCTCTATCCGAAAGGTTTTCAGACGGTATATATGTCCTTGTTCGTTCGCCAAATTCCTCATACGCAGCCCCAGAACATCATTAATTTCGTCTGTCGCTCGATGCAAAATTTCCATGGACAGATGAACGTTCTCAAGGCTGAGATGGAACGTTGGCGCAAAGGCGGAATTAAGATCGTTATGCTCGCGGGCAATTCCGAACGCGCAGATAGAATGAGACGGGTATTGGAAGATTACCAGATTGAGGCACCGGAAATTTTGCAGGGTAATCTGCAGAGTGGTTTTGAGCTGCCATCTATTAAGCTGGTTGTCATTACGGAAGGTGAGATGTTTACCCAGAAGCAACGTAAGGCTCGTCGGGTAGATCGTCATCTGGACAATGCAGAGAGAATTAAAAGCTACACCGAGCTCAAAGTCGGGGATTATGTCGTGCACCAGAACCACGGTGTGGGTAAATATCTTGGAATTGGGACACTCGAGGTCGGCGGTATTCATAAGGACTATCTTCATATCGTCTATGCGGCGGGGGATCGTCTTTCCGTTCCTGTAGAGCAATTCGATCTTATTCAAAAATATGTGGGCAATGAGGATAAGGAGCCGAAGGTAAGCAAGCTCGGCGGATCTGATTGGAATCGAGCTAAATCGAAGGTTAGGTCCTCCGTGCAGGATATCGCCGATGATCTAATTAAGCTATATGCGGCACGGCAATCTACGGTTGGTTTCGGATTCGGGGAGGACACTCCTTACCAGCAGGAATTCGAAGAAATGTTCCCTTACGAGGAAACTGTAGATCAGCTTCGTGCTATTCGTGAAATTAAAGAAGACATGCAAACTGCTCGTCCGATGGATCGCCTGCTGTGTGGAGACGTTGGCTATGGCAAAACGGAAGTCGCTATTCGTGCGGCGTTTAAGGCTGCCATTGAAGGGAAACAGGTTGCAGTCCTAGTGCCGACAACTATTCTTGCTCAGCAGCATTATGAGACATTCCGCGAGAGATTCTCCGGGTATCCGTTCAATATTAAAGTTCTAAGCCGTTTCCGGACACGCAAGGAACAGACGGATACAATGAAGGGCTTGAAGGCAGGGACGGTTGATGTTGTCATTGGTACACATCGTTTGCTGTCACAGGATATTATTTTCAAAGAGCTAGGCTTGCTTATCGTGGATGAGGAGCAGCGCTTCGGAGTTACACATAAGGAAAAGCTGAAGAGAATCAAAACCAATGTGGATGTGCTGACCCTGACGGCTACTCCTATTCCCCGCACGCTTCATATGTCCATGCTCGGGGTACGAGATTTGTCCGTTATAGAGACGCCACCGGAAAATCGTTTTCCTGTTCAAACCTATGTCGTCGAGTATAGCCCAACGCTTATACGGGAAGCCGTTGAGCGGGAATTAGCTCGCGATGGGCAAGTATATTATTTGTTCAACCGTGTTCAAGGCATCTACCAGATGGCAGAGCAGATTAGTGCTCTCGTACCGGATGCTCGTGTTGCCGTAGCCCATGGTCAAATGTCGGAGCAAGAGCTTGAGCGGACTATCTTGGATTTCTTAGATGGGGAATACGACGTGCTAGTTAGTACGAGTATTATAGAGACCGGAGTAGATATCCCGAACGTGAACACGCTTCTTGTACATGATGCGGACCGGATGGGCTTATCGCAGCTTTACCAGCTTCGGGGTCGTGTCGGACGCTCTAATCGTATCGCCTATGCGTACTTTACGTACCAACGGGACAAGGTATTAACAGAGGTTGCTGAGAAAAGGCTGCAATCAATCAAGGAATTCACGGAGCTGGGCTCCGGATTCAAGATTGCTATGCGTGATTTGACTATCCGCGGAGCGGGTAATTTGCTTGGCGCTGAACAGCACGGATTCATTGCCTCTGTTGGCTTTGATTTGTACTCACAGATGCTCGCAGAAGAAATACAAAGCCGCAAATCCGAGATGGGTGGCGTCGTACTGCCGCCTCAGCCTGTTAACACACAGCTGGATCTGGGTGTAGATGCTTATTTGCCTCCGGAATATATTTACGACAGCATTCAAAAAATCGAAATATATAAGAAGGTAGCAGCAGCCACTTCTTTAGAAGATGTTGCAGACTTATTCGAAGAGCTGATGGACCGTTTCGGTGAGCCGCCTAAAGCGGTGCTTAATCTGATGACGGTTGTTAGGCTGAAGGTATACGGACGACAATATGGAATTGAATCCATAGTCCGACGTGGGGATGAGGTTACATTAAAGCTCGAAGAGCGTCGACGTGAGGATGTCGATTCGAGCAAGCTTAAGGCACTGGAAGCTAAGTTCCAAGGCCGGATGGTGCAGGCAATAACTGCTCAGCAGCTCCTTATCCGCCTGAAGGTGAGAGGGCTTGATGAGAACGCCTTATTGGCGTTGGTAGAGGATTTTCTGGTACAATATAAAGAAGCGACAAAATCAAAGGGGGAACTACAGGATGTTGCACCGTAATCGCATGTCATACCGCCGGTTCGCTATGCTTATGCTGGCAGCTGTCATGCTAGTCGCAATTATTTCCGGTTGC
This portion of the Cohnella abietis genome encodes:
- the mfd gene encoding transcription-repair coupling factor → MKPLIQSLVTDPDLISIIQGLKGGMREQLVAGLSGSARQVTLAGMYRELQRPILVITHNMFSAQKMTDDLQECLSTDEVLLYPANELIAAETAISSPETSARRLEVLLKLAEGFRGIIVVPFAGVRKFQPDLLTMSEAHIDLKVGDTLPMEQFLRGMIELGYERVDRVEQKSHLSVRGGIVDFFPLASSSAYRVEWFDDEIDSIRTFDPADQRSIDKLESYTVQPCREWIAGERRFQNAAKHAQDLLEKQLEKMADRQAKERLSSEISREIELLRQNVYFTEIYKYISLLYPERQTLLDYIPKDTVLLMDEPNRLGETARQLERDESEWTTHLLQQGKSLPGFVLAVPAEQALYPKGFQTVYMSLFVRQIPHTQPQNIINFVCRSMQNFHGQMNVLKAEMERWRKGGIKIVMLAGNSERADRMRRVLEDYQIEAPEILQGNLQSGFELPSIKLVVITEGEMFTQKQRKARRVDRHLDNAERIKSYTELKVGDYVVHQNHGVGKYLGIGTLEVGGIHKDYLHIVYAAGDRLSVPVEQFDLIQKYVGNEDKEPKVSKLGGSDWNRAKSKVRSSVQDIADDLIKLYAARQSTVGFGFGEDTPYQQEFEEMFPYEETVDQLRAIREIKEDMQTARPMDRLLCGDVGYGKTEVAIRAAFKAAIEGKQVAVLVPTTILAQQHYETFRERFSGYPFNIKVLSRFRTRKEQTDTMKGLKAGTVDVVIGTHRLLSQDIIFKELGLLIVDEEQRFGVTHKEKLKRIKTNVDVLTLTATPIPRTLHMSMLGVRDLSVIETPPENRFPVQTYVVEYSPTLIREAVERELARDGQVYYLFNRVQGIYQMAEQISALVPDARVAVAHGQMSEQELERTILDFLDGEYDVLVSTSIIETGVDIPNVNTLLVHDADRMGLSQLYQLRGRVGRSNRIAYAYFTYQRDKVLTEVAEKRLQSIKEFTELGSGFKIAMRDLTIRGAGNLLGAEQHGFIASVGFDLYSQMLAEEIQSRKSEMGGVVLPPQPVNTQLDLGVDAYLPPEYIYDSIQKIEIYKKVAAATSLEDVADLFEELMDRFGEPPKAVLNLMTVVRLKVYGRQYGIESIVRRGDEVTLKLEERRREDVDSSKLKALEAKFQGRMVQAITAQQLLIRLKVRGLDENALLALVEDFLVQYKEATKSKGELQDVAP